A single window of Providencia alcalifaciens DNA harbors:
- the ttrC gene encoding tetrathionate reductase subunit TtrC, with amino-acid sequence MSEQVTYISEIMAQPQEFFWLPWAVQYFFFIGIAACAVLYACYLHWQNRSGNGRLEMIAVFIAITMGITAPLALTADLHQTARVWHFYAHPTMWSWMWWGSVLLPLFTTFVGLYFVALLVKLIWKKEYKATRWVALLSALSSIGLLLYTGREASVLVARPIWFSWWMPVLMFLSAMQVLPALISLGARREPQYQNRLARFQVITLLLFAVCFALWISGDTTSGIAVRQQLDVASPGWWMLMGVCALWAITFVMALSNVKAVRSVPYITVLALVSMALAWVLRWIFLMEIQAVPKYNIITNPYHFPLGNDGLLAIVGTFGLWIALTIIVREGVRWFAGRVQHG; translated from the coding sequence ATGAGCGAGCAAGTGACCTATATTTCCGAAATCATGGCGCAGCCGCAAGAGTTTTTCTGGCTTCCTTGGGCGGTGCAATACTTTTTCTTTATTGGGATTGCGGCCTGTGCCGTGCTATATGCCTGTTATCTTCATTGGCAGAATCGCAGTGGAAACGGTCGATTAGAAATGATTGCCGTGTTTATTGCTATCACGATGGGGATAACAGCTCCGCTAGCATTAACCGCTGATCTGCACCAAACCGCGCGTGTATGGCACTTCTATGCACATCCAACAATGTGGTCTTGGATGTGGTGGGGGTCTGTGTTGCTACCGCTGTTTACCACGTTTGTTGGGTTGTACTTTGTTGCTCTGCTGGTCAAATTGATTTGGAAGAAAGAGTATAAAGCGACCCGCTGGGTAGCGTTACTGAGTGCGTTATCATCAATTGGTTTACTGCTATATACCGGCCGTGAAGCCTCTGTGTTAGTGGCTCGTCCAATTTGGTTTAGCTGGTGGATGCCAGTGCTGATGTTCTTAAGTGCGATGCAAGTGCTGCCGGCTTTGATTAGCTTAGGTGCGCGTCGTGAACCTCAATATCAAAACCGTTTAGCGCGTTTCCAAGTGATTACGTTACTCTTGTTTGCGGTCTGTTTTGCGCTGTGGATCTCTGGTGATACCACGTCAGGCATTGCTGTTCGCCAACAGTTAGATGTCGCAAGCCCAGGCTGGTGGATGTTAATGGGCGTATGTGCGCTGTGGGCAATCACATTCGTGATGGCGCTGAGTAACGTGAAAGCCGTTCGCTCCGTTCCTTACATTACAGTTTTAGCGTTAGTGTCAATGGCGTTAGCGTGGGTATTACGTTGGATTTTCCTGATGGAGATTCAAGCGGTACCAAAATACAACATCATCACCAATCCATACCATTTCCCATTAGGCAATGACGGATTACTGGCGATTGTCGGTACCTTTGGATTGTGGATTGCATTAACAATTATTGTTCGCGAAGGTGTTCGCTGGTTTGCGGGGAGAGTGCAACATGGCTAA
- the ttrS gene encoding tetrathionate respiration histidine kinase TtrS, giving the protein MLKKTSMPLYHILLVSLLLWCIPAGAAQWTIGVLALRGPSFTQLHWQPLVDTLNESIPGERFTLQPLNLEEMKEAISNRKIDFLLTNPAQFIQLDNRYHLRWLLSLRSDVEPNSTTRNVIGSLILVRGDSDIHSADQLIGKKVGAISPDAFGGYLLGYKVLRDLGYDTEKDFRMQFLGFPADALLYALRDKSLSAAIVPVCLLENMDSEGLIDKQQFRPLVQKESSLPCLTSTELYPNWSFAALSEVPDNLVDKVTKVLLSGDTPNMRWGAPASITQVENLLRDVNQHPQQREIWQDIVSWTIQHQITIGIIALIFLLLGINHVWIAFLVRRRSQQLEVAHNRLRQQEANLQKAQRLNILGEMASGFAHELNQPLSAIRNYAQGSILRLKKESENHPLLGAISKIDEQAQRGADIIQNLRLWAGKPGQESRLALRQQSVKQTINHIWQLLQVEQHFPTVRLQLPEIPDIQLLLPDTLLDQLLSNLISNSLQAGATTLTFGFHFADGRFLLVLQDDAGGMPDEQLHQGIMPFATTKQEGLGLGLVICQRLIQSQGGDIRIENQHNDEGKNGLRVTLIFNYSR; this is encoded by the coding sequence ATGTTAAAAAAAACGTCTATGCCGTTGTATCACATACTTTTAGTTAGCCTGCTGTTATGGTGCATTCCAGCGGGTGCGGCGCAATGGACTATCGGTGTTCTTGCCCTACGAGGACCGAGTTTCACTCAGTTGCACTGGCAACCTTTGGTGGACACTCTCAATGAGTCCATCCCGGGAGAACGCTTTACCCTGCAACCCCTGAATCTTGAAGAGATGAAAGAGGCGATTTCAAATCGCAAAATCGACTTTTTACTCACTAACCCAGCACAATTTATCCAACTCGATAATCGCTATCACCTACGCTGGCTGCTCTCTTTACGCTCAGATGTAGAGCCAAACAGCACGACACGCAACGTGATAGGTAGCCTTATTTTGGTTCGCGGAGATAGCGATATTCACAGTGCTGATCAGCTCATCGGCAAAAAAGTTGGCGCAATATCTCCCGATGCATTTGGGGGATATTTATTAGGCTATAAAGTGTTAAGAGATTTAGGGTATGACACGGAAAAAGACTTTCGGATGCAATTTTTGGGCTTCCCTGCGGATGCGCTGTTATACGCTTTACGGGATAAATCTCTCTCTGCGGCAATTGTCCCTGTCTGCTTATTAGAAAATATGGACAGTGAGGGACTGATTGATAAACAACAATTCCGTCCACTTGTTCAAAAAGAAAGTTCGTTACCCTGCCTAACGAGCACCGAACTTTACCCTAATTGGTCATTCGCCGCGTTAAGCGAAGTTCCTGACAATTTAGTGGATAAAGTCACCAAAGTCTTACTCTCTGGCGATACTCCCAATATGCGCTGGGGAGCTCCGGCATCCATTACACAAGTTGAAAACTTACTGCGCGACGTCAATCAACATCCACAGCAACGGGAAATTTGGCAAGATATTGTCAGCTGGACAATTCAACATCAAATTACCATCGGTATTATCGCCTTAATTTTCTTATTATTAGGTATTAACCACGTCTGGATAGCCTTCTTGGTTCGCCGTCGTAGCCAACAACTTGAAGTCGCACATAATCGCCTACGCCAGCAAGAAGCTAACCTACAAAAAGCTCAGCGACTCAATATATTAGGTGAAATGGCATCTGGGTTCGCCCATGAATTGAATCAACCATTATCCGCGATTCGAAATTACGCCCAAGGCTCTATTTTGCGATTGAAAAAAGAGTCGGAAAATCACCCTCTTCTTGGTGCCATCAGTAAAATTGATGAACAAGCTCAACGGGGTGCTGACATTATTCAAAACCTGCGCCTGTGGGCAGGAAAACCGGGGCAAGAATCCCGTCTAGCTCTACGCCAGCAATCCGTCAAACAGACCATTAATCATATTTGGCAACTGTTGCAAGTTGAGCAACATTTCCCAACCGTTAGGTTGCAGTTACCTGAGATTCCCGATATCCAGCTTTTGCTGCCTGATACCTTACTCGACCAGTTACTCTCAAATTTGATCAGTAATAGCCTACAAGCAGGTGCCACCACATTAACCTTTGGCTTCCACTTTGCGGATGGACGTTTTTTACTCGTATTACAAGATGATGCTGGCGGAATGCCTGACGAGCAGCTCCATCAAGGGATCATGCCATTCGCCACCACTAAACAGGAAGGGCTGGGACTCGGATTGGTGATTTGCCAGCGATTAATTCAAAGCCAAGGTGGGGATATTCGCATTGAAAATCAACATAATGATGAAGGTAAGAACGGGCTACGTGTGACGCTAATTTTTAATTACTCGAGATAA
- the ttrB gene encoding tetrathionate reductase subunit TtrB, with translation MDLSKRKFLQQIGAVTAGASLIPIAEAGLSFSPTRREGNPEKRYGMLIDLRRCVGCQSCTVSCSVENQSPQGQFRTTVNQYQVSLKGEEGFTNVLLPRLCNHCDNPPCVPVCPVQATFQREDGIVVIDNERCVGCAYCVQACPYDARFINHSTQTADKCTFCAHRLEVGLLPACVESCVGGARIIGDLKDPNSTIRKMLTEHEAQIKVLKPESGTLPQVFYLGLDDAFVEPLQGKGQPALWQEVF, from the coding sequence ATGGATCTGAGTAAACGAAAATTCCTACAACAGATTGGGGCTGTCACGGCAGGTGCATCGCTGATCCCAATCGCCGAGGCGGGTTTGAGTTTTTCCCCAACTCGCCGCGAAGGCAATCCTGAAAAACGCTATGGTATGCTGATTGACCTGCGCCGCTGTGTAGGATGCCAATCATGTACAGTTAGCTGTTCAGTCGAGAACCAATCACCTCAAGGCCAATTTAGAACCACGGTTAACCAATATCAAGTCTCCCTAAAAGGGGAAGAAGGCTTCACCAACGTTTTACTACCTCGCTTGTGTAACCATTGTGATAACCCACCTTGCGTGCCAGTTTGCCCAGTGCAAGCAACGTTTCAACGTGAAGATGGCATTGTGGTAATTGATAACGAGCGTTGTGTAGGCTGCGCATATTGTGTGCAGGCTTGCCCGTACGATGCCCGCTTTATTAACCATTCAACGCAAACTGCAGATAAATGTACGTTCTGTGCCCATCGCTTAGAGGTCGGTTTATTGCCAGCGTGCGTCGAATCTTGTGTCGGTGGTGCGCGTATTATCGGTGACTTAAAAGACCCTAACAGCACCATTCGCAAGATGCTCACTGAGCATGAAGCCCAAATTAAAGTCTTGAAACCGGAAAGTGGCACATTGCCGCAGGTGTTTTATTTAGGGCTGGATGATGCGTTTGTGGAACCGTTGCAAGGTAAAGGGCAACCAGCATTGTGGCAGGAGGTGTTCTGA
- the ttrA gene encoding tetrathionate reductase subunit TtrA, protein MAKFSRRQWLKGGLVVGGLALFGASYREVAKRAVDGLVDGTSGKVTLDRINGNSLIPEGTAIGGWKENPAQVVSMTQCFGCWTQCGIRARVDSAKNEVLRIAGNPYHPLSHEKHFPYGMPLSTAFAKMGGESGLEHRSTACARGATLMEGLTSPLRILEPMKRVGKRGEGKWERISFEQLIKEVVEGGDLFGEGHVDGLRAIRDLETPLDPAQPKLGPKANQLLVTNAGDDGRDGFIRRFAQNAFGSKNFGAHGAYCGLAYRAGSGALMDDLDKNAHVKPDWDNTRFALFIGTSPAQSGNPFKRQGRQLASARLRDSFNYVVVSPALPLTTTLANDHGHWVPVQPGTDAALVMGMIRWIIENDRYNAAYLSVPSEKSMEAAGEKSWTNSTHLVITDDAHPLAGNLLQQSHLTGVVAEEGEDEKKAYLVQDANGELKLADEVTNAELFVTRQVTLHDGSEVTVKSSFQCLKEAADRMTLEEYSQRCQVPVKTIESLGKALTSYDRKAAVISHGGMMSGNGFYTAWAVIMLNALIGNLNLKGGVSVGGGKFNGENDGPRYNIAGYKGKVKPKGVVLSRSNEVYEKSDEFKARVAAGEKPYPAKAPWYPFAKGQLTEQLASALLGYPYSLKAWITNMTNPVYGIAGIRQVMEEKLKDPKHLPLIIGIDAFMNETTALADYIVPDTHNFESWGFSAPWSGVQVKASTARWPIVESRTAKTANGQPVSMESFCIAVAKELNLPGFGDNVIADMDGNMYPLNTAEDYYLRVAANMAWLGEKPVPEAATEDITISGVERIMPQITRTLKPEEVRRVAYIFTRGGRFAPYEKAWDGEATGPQWKKGLQIWNPTVAINRHAITGERFSGCPTYYPPRMANGEDVNAVFPEKEWPLKMMSFKSHVMSSSTTMIERLRHVKPTNLVAIHPDDAAKMGVKHGDWIKITTPGGHAEAQISVLDGVMPGVLAVEHGYGHTEMGAKQHYLDGEAMPMNAANGSGINLNDLGFADPTREVANTWLDWVSGASVRQGLPARIELIG, encoded by the coding sequence ATGGCTAAATTCTCAAGACGTCAATGGCTTAAAGGTGGTTTAGTTGTCGGTGGTCTTGCTCTTTTTGGTGCAAGCTATCGTGAAGTTGCCAAACGTGCAGTAGATGGCTTAGTGGATGGCACCTCTGGCAAAGTGACGCTGGATCGCATCAATGGTAACTCGCTGATCCCTGAAGGAACTGCGATTGGTGGTTGGAAAGAGAACCCTGCGCAAGTGGTTTCAATGACTCAATGCTTCGGTTGCTGGACGCAGTGTGGTATTCGTGCCCGTGTGGACAGTGCGAAGAATGAAGTACTGCGTATTGCGGGGAACCCATACCACCCTCTATCCCATGAAAAACATTTTCCTTACGGAATGCCGTTATCCACTGCATTCGCCAAAATGGGCGGTGAAAGCGGATTAGAACATCGTTCAACCGCATGTGCTCGTGGTGCAACGCTGATGGAAGGGTTAACCAGCCCATTACGTATTCTCGAACCGATGAAGCGCGTGGGTAAACGTGGTGAAGGGAAGTGGGAGCGTATTAGCTTTGAACAGTTAATCAAAGAAGTGGTTGAAGGTGGGGATTTGTTTGGTGAAGGTCATGTGGATGGTCTGCGTGCTATCCGTGATTTAGAAACGCCGCTGGATCCTGCTCAACCTAAATTAGGGCCTAAAGCGAACCAGTTACTGGTAACTAACGCCGGGGATGATGGTCGTGATGGCTTTATTCGTCGCTTTGCTCAAAATGCTTTTGGTAGTAAAAACTTTGGCGCACACGGGGCTTACTGCGGTTTAGCGTATCGTGCAGGTTCTGGTGCGTTGATGGATGACTTGGATAAAAATGCCCACGTCAAACCAGACTGGGATAATACGCGTTTCGCGCTGTTTATCGGAACATCTCCAGCACAATCGGGTAACCCATTTAAACGTCAAGGTCGCCAGTTAGCGAGTGCTCGTTTACGTGATTCGTTTAACTATGTGGTTGTTTCTCCGGCACTGCCTTTGACCACTACACTGGCCAATGATCATGGTCACTGGGTTCCTGTTCAGCCGGGCACCGATGCAGCATTAGTGATGGGAATGATCCGTTGGATTATCGAGAACGACCGTTATAACGCCGCTTATCTGAGTGTGCCAAGTGAAAAATCCATGGAAGCGGCTGGCGAGAAAAGCTGGACCAACTCGACGCATCTCGTGATCACCGATGATGCCCATCCTCTGGCGGGTAATCTGCTACAGCAATCTCACCTAACCGGTGTCGTGGCTGAAGAGGGTGAGGATGAGAAAAAAGCCTATTTGGTTCAGGACGCAAATGGTGAACTGAAACTGGCGGATGAAGTCACAAATGCAGAGCTGTTTGTGACTCGCCAAGTCACGCTTCATGATGGTAGCGAAGTGACGGTGAAATCCAGCTTCCAATGCCTAAAAGAAGCGGCGGATCGCATGACGCTGGAAGAATACAGCCAGCGTTGCCAAGTCCCCGTAAAAACCATTGAATCATTGGGTAAAGCGTTAACCTCTTATGACAGAAAAGCGGCAGTGATTTCTCACGGCGGCATGATGAGCGGCAATGGTTTCTATACGGCATGGGCTGTGATTATGCTCAATGCGTTAATTGGTAACTTAAACCTAAAAGGCGGCGTCTCGGTGGGTGGCGGTAAATTTAACGGGGAGAATGATGGCCCTCGTTACAATATCGCAGGTTACAAAGGCAAAGTGAAACCGAAAGGTGTGGTGTTATCGCGCAGTAATGAAGTCTATGAAAAATCGGATGAATTTAAGGCAAGAGTGGCGGCAGGTGAAAAGCCGTATCCAGCAAAAGCGCCTTGGTATCCGTTTGCGAAAGGACAATTAACTGAGCAACTCGCATCTGCACTACTGGGTTATCCGTATTCATTGAAAGCGTGGATCACCAATATGACGAACCCAGTTTATGGTATTGCGGGGATTCGTCAGGTAATGGAAGAGAAGCTGAAGGATCCGAAACATCTACCGCTGATTATTGGTATTGATGCTTTCATGAATGAAACGACCGCGTTAGCAGATTACATTGTGCCAGATACCCATAACTTCGAGAGCTGGGGCTTTAGTGCGCCATGGTCAGGTGTGCAGGTGAAAGCGAGTACTGCGCGTTGGCCGATTGTTGAATCCCGCACTGCGAAAACAGCGAACGGCCAGCCAGTATCTATGGAGTCATTCTGTATCGCAGTCGCTAAAGAGCTGAATTTACCAGGCTTTGGTGACAATGTAATTGCAGATATGGATGGCAACATGTATCCGTTAAATACCGCAGAAGATTACTACCTGCGAGTTGCGGCAAATATGGCATGGTTAGGTGAAAAGCCGGTACCAGAGGCGGCAACCGAAGATATTACGATCAGCGGTGTCGAACGTATTATGCCGCAAATTACTCGGACGTTAAAACCTGAAGAAGTTCGCCGCGTTGCGTATATCTTTACGCGTGGTGGTCGATTCGCACCTTACGAGAAAGCATGGGATGGCGAAGCGACGGGGCCACAGTGGAAGAAAGGGTTACAAATTTGGAATCCTACGGTGGCGATTAACCGTCATGCGATCACTGGTGAGCGTTTTAGTGGTTGCCCGACCTACTATCCACCGCGTATGGCAAACGGTGAAGATGTGAATGCGGTATTCCCAGAGAAAGAATGGCCATTGAAAATGATGTCATTTAAATCTCATGTGATGAGCAGCTCCACAACTATGATCGAACGTTTACGCCATGTGAAACCAACCAACTTGGTGGCCATTCACCCTGATGATGCGGCGAAGATGGGCGTTAAACATGGGGATTGGATCAAAATTACGACACCGGGTGGTCATGCTGAGGCTCAAATTAGTGTGCTTGATGGTGTTATGCCGGGAGTTCTTGCGGTTGAACATGGTTATGGTCATACAGAAATGGGTGCCAAACAGCACTATTTAGACGGCGAAGCCATGCCGATGAATGCGGCAAATGGCTCAGGAATTAACTTGAATGATTTAGGGTTTGCAGACCCGACTCGTGAAGTGGCAAATACTTGGCTTGATTGGGTATCAGGCGCTTCCGTGAGACAAGGTTTGCCAGCTCGTATCGAGTTAATTGGCTAA